A stretch of Henckelia pumila isolate YLH828 chromosome 4, ASM3356847v2, whole genome shotgun sequence DNA encodes these proteins:
- the LOC140863511 gene encoding uncharacterized protein, which produces MPFCSVGEAPSSNNGIKIFYRTYGGGPVKVLMIIGLAATHDSWGPQIKGLVGTTIPNDSESANGDQGNESAGGSGVEVCAFDNRGIGRSSIPSKKSEYTTKTMASDAIALMDHLGWKKAHVFGHSMGAMIACKLASMVPERISSLALLNVTGGGYECIPKIDRQSLSIAIRFLRAKTPEQRAAVDLDTHYSQEYLEEYVGQKTRRLILYQEYVKGISSTGMQPHYGFEGQLNSCWTHKMSRTELESIRASGFPISVIHGRYDVIAQMCHAKRLAEKLCPYARMVELNGGHLVSHERTEEVNKALLELIKASENTSLHEWTNLSSKSSSKSTRNLLWRAINSSVIVESAEKLHVFLIYFFGLFVLAFEYIRRAARSLKPVRVGSALT; this is translated from the exons ATGCCGTTCTGCAGCGTCGGCGAAGCACCGAGCAGCAACAATGGAATCAAAATCTTTTACAGAACCTATGGTGGTGGACCAGTCAAAGTTCTTATGATCATCG GATTGGCTGCGACCCACGATTCATGGGGCCCACAGATAAAGGGCCTGGTCGGAACGACCATCCCGAACGATAGTGAATCGGCGAACGGCGATCAGGGCAATGAGAGCGCCGGCGGTTCTGGCGTGGAAGTTTGCGCGTTTGATAATCGTGGAATCGGTCGGAGCTCCATTCCCAGCAAAAAATCTGAATATAC GACCAAAACTATGGCAAGCGATGCAATAGCTTTAATGGATCACTTGGGTTGGAAAAAAGCTCATGTTTTTGGTCATTCAATGG GAGCTATGATTGCGTGTAAATTGGCTTCGATGGTACCTGAGAGAATTTCATCTTTGGCTCTATTAAATGTAACTGGTGGAGGTTATGAATGTATACCAAAG ATCGATCGCCAAAGTTTGTCGATTGCAATTCGATTTCTGAGGGCAAAAACTCCTGAGCAGAGAGCAGCTGTTGATTTAGATACACATTACTCACAG GAATATTTGGAAGAGTATGTTGGACAGAAGACAAGAAGATTAATCTTATACCAA GAATATGTAAAGGGCATATCATCAACAGGTATGCAGCCACATTATGGATTTGAAGGCCAGTTAAATTCTTGCTGGACGCATAAAATGTCAAGAACCGAGCTAGAATCTATACGTGCTTCTGGATTTCCTATATCAGTAATTCATGGAAG ATATGACGTTATTGCTCAAATGTGCCATGCAAAACGGCTTGCAGAGAAATTGTGCCCATACGCAAGAATGGTGGAACTTAATGGCGGGCATCTCGTGAGCCATGAGAGAACTGAAGAG GTCAATAAAGCTCTTCTCGAGTTGATAAAGGCGTCCGAAAATACAAGTCTACATGAGTGGACAAATCTTTCAAGTAAAAGCA GTTCCAAATCTACTCGGAACTTGTTATGGAGAGCAATCAATTCATCTGTCATTGTAGAAAGTGCAGAGAAGCTGCATGTTTTCCTAATTTATTTTTTCGGGCTCTTTGTGTTAGCGTTCGAGTACATCCGAAGAGCTGCAAGAAGCCTCAAACCAGTAAGAGTTGGATCTGCCCTTACATAA
- the LOC140864705 gene encoding protein ABIL2 yields the protein METMTATASMQLPREPANYDEVSMQQSMLFSDSLKDLKNLSKQLYSAAEYFELSYTNDDQKHIVVNTLKDYAIKALVNTVDHLGSVTYKVNDLLDEKVDEVTRTELRVSCIQQRLRTCQDYIDREGLSQQSLVINTPKYHKRYILPMGETVDGAVRSKSKYQGCNLDDGDDWHQFKNAIRATINETPPAVVSKGYSTLPSPKLPPRFGSFSFSNMPNRDSEKRTVSPHRFPLLRTSSLSSKPTTPKSSNSTTPNRSRPTTPNPSLGRQTYISEPRKSASMRIRVGKESPKENEQYPSKSKRLLKSLLSRRKSKKDDTLYTYLDEY from the exons ATGGAGACAATGACTGCAACTGCTTCAATGCAACTCCCCCGTGAGCCGGCCAATTATGATGAGGTCTCCATGCAGCAGAGTATGCTCTTTTCTGATAGTTTGAAG GACTTGAAGAATCTTAGCAAACAACTGTACTCGGCAGCAGAATACTTTGAGTTGTCTTATACCAATGATGACCAAAAACATAT AGTGGTGAATACATTGAAAGATTATGCCATTAAAGCTCTTGTCAATACGGTGGATCATTTGGGCTCGGTGACGTATAAGGTTAATGATTTGTTGGATGAAAAGGTTGATGAAGTCACTCGAACCGAGCTTCGTGTGTCTTGCATCCAGCAG AGACTTCGGACGTGCCAAGATTATATTGATCGGGAAGGTCTTTCTCAGCAATCGTTAGTGATCAACACTCCCAAGTACCACAAGAGATACATCCTGCCAA TGGGAGAGACTGTGGATGGAGCCGTTCGCTCGAAGTCGAAATACCAAGGGTGCAACTTGGATGATGGCGATGACTGGCACCAATTCAAGAACG CTATACGAGCAACGATAAACGAAACTCCACCAGCTGTAGTCAG TAAAGGGTATTCAACTTTACCTTCTCCTAAACTTCCCCCAAGATTTGGAAGTTTTTCATTCTCCAACATGCCTAATAGAGATTCGG AAAAGAGAACAGTATCACCACACCGGTTTCCACTTCTGCGTACCAGTTCCCTCTCGAGTAAGCCCACAACGCCAAAAAGTTCAAATTCAACAACCCCAAATCGTAGCCGACCAACGACTCCAAACCCTTCTCTTGGAAGACAAACG TATATCTCCGAACCTCGGAAATCAGCTTCCATGCGAATTCGAGTAGGAAAAGAAAGTCCCAAAGAGAACGAACAGTATCCTAGCAAGAGCAAACGCCTACTCAAATCGTTGCTCAGTCGACGGAAATCTAAGAAAGATGATACCTTGTATACTTATTTGGATGAATATTAA
- the LOC140894699 gene encoding importin subunit beta-1-like, with amino-acid sequence MAMEVTQVLLSAQSVDSTLRKHAEETLKQFQEQNLPGFLFSLSGELSSEEKPVESRKLAGLILKNALDAKEQHRKFELVQRWLSLDASVKSQIKACLLQTLSSPVSDARSTASQVIAKVAGIELPHKQWPELIGSLLSNIHQVAFHVKQATLETLGYMCEEVSSEVVDQDQVNKILTAVVQGMNANEGNTEVRLAATRALYNALGFAQANFSNDMERDYIMRVVCEATLSPEVKIRQAAFECLVSIGSTYYDKLAPYIQDIFNITSKAVREDQEPVALQAIEFWSSICDEEIDILEEYGGEFTADSDVPCYYFIKQALSALVPLLLETLLKQEEDQDQEEGAWNLAMAGGTCLGLVTRTVGDEVVPLVMPFIEENITKGNWRQREAATYAFGSILEGPSPEKLIPIVNVALSFMLTALTNDPNSHVKDTTAWTLGRIFEFLHGSTMATPIITLTNCKQIITVLLQSMKDAPNVVEKACGALYFLAQGYEDVGSASPLTPYFQEIVQSLLNVTHREDAGESRLRTAAYETLNEVVRCSTDETAHFVLELVQVLMTELHKTLEAQKLSSDEREKQNELQGLLCGCLQVIIQKLGASESTMYAFVQFSDQIMNLFLHVFACRSATVHEEAMLAIGALAYAIGRNFAKYMPDFYKYLEMGLQNFEEYQVCAVTVGVVGDVCRALEDTVLPFCDGIMTQLLKDLSSNQLHRSVKPPIFSCFGDIALAIGENFEKYLMYSMPMLQSAAELSARTSSVDDEMLEYTNLLRNGILEAYSGIFQGFKNSPKTQLLIPYAPHILQFLDSIYMEKDMDDVVMKTAIGVLGDLADTLGSNAGSLIQQSLSSKDFLNECLSSEDHLIKESAEWARMAINRAISV; translated from the exons ATGGCTATGGAAGTCACTCAAGTTCTTCTTAGTGCACAATCAGTCGATTCAACATTAAGGAAGCATGCTGAAGAAACCTTAAAACAGTTTCAGGAGCAAAACCTTCCTGGTTTCTTGTTTTCCCTTTCTGGAGAGCTTTCTAGCGAGGAGAAGCCAGTTGAAAGCCGTAAACTAGCAGGTTTGATTTTGAAGAATGCTTTGGATGCCAAGGAGCAGCATAGGAAGTTTGAGCTCGTGCAAAGATGGTTATCATTAGATGCATCTGTGAAGAGCCAAATCAAGGCATGCTTGTTACAGACCCTCTCGTCTCCAGTATCTGATGCTAGGTCAACAGCTTCACAAGTCATTGCAAAAGTTGCTGGCATTGAACTACCACATAAGCAGTGGCCCGAGCTTATAGGATCCCTGTTATCAAATATTCACCAGGTTGCTTTTCATGTTAAGCAAGCCACACTCGAAACTCTGGGATACATGTGTGAGGAAGTTAGTTCGGAGGTTGTTGATCAGGATCAAGTAAACAAAATACTCACAGCTGTAGTTCAAGGCATGAATGCTAATGAAGGAAACACAGAGGTTCGACTTGCTGCCACCCGTGCTTTATATAATGCTCTTGGATTTGCCCAGGCCAATTTTTCTAATGATATGGAGCGCGATTACATAATGAGAGTTGTTTGCGAGGCCACACTCTCGCCTGAGGTGAAAATTCGGCAGGCTGCATTTGAGTGTTTGGTCTCAATAGGGTCAACATATTATGATAAATTAGCTCCATATATTCAAGACATTTTCAACATCACATCCAAAGCAGTCCGAGAAGATCAAGAACCTGTGGCTCTTCAAGCAATTGAATTTTGGAGCTCAATCTGTGATGAGGAAATTGATATTTTGGAAGAGTATGGTGGTGAATTTACAGCAGATTCTGATGTCCCATGCTATTATTTTATCAAGCAGGCACTTTCTGCGCTTGTTCCTTTGTTGTTAGAGACACTTCTTAAGCAAGAAGAGGATCAGGATCAGGAAGAAGGTGCTTGGAACCTTGCGATGGCTGGTGGAACATGCCTTGGTTTGGTTACCCGTACTGTGGGGGATGAGGTTGTACCACTTGTGATGCCATTCATTGAAGAAAATATAACAAAGGGCAATTGGAGGCAAAGAGAAGCTGCCACTTATGCGTTTGGTTCCATACTGGAAGGTCCTTCCCCTGAAAAGTTAATCCCCATTGTCAATGTTGCTCTTAGTTTCATGCTAACAGCTTTGACTAATGATCCCAATAGCCACGTAAAGGACACCACTGCATGGACCCTAGGAAGAATATTTGAATTTCTTCATGGTTCAACTATGGCGACCCCCATTATTACCCTGACAAACTGTAAACAAATCATCACGGTTCTCCTCCAGAGCATGAAAGATGCTCCTAATGTTGTGGAGAAAGCTTGCGGCGCTCTCTATTTTCTTGCCCAAGGTTATGAAGATGTGGGATCTGCATCTCCCTTGACGCCTTATTTCCAAGAAATTGTTCAGTCCCTTCTTAACGTTACTCATAGAGAAGACGCCGGTGAGTCTCGACTTAGGACAGCTGCGTACGAGACCCTAAATGAAGTAGTGAGGTGTTCGACTGATGAAACAGCTCACTTCGTGTTGGAACTTGTTCAAGTGCTCATGACAGAGCTTCACAAGACTTTAGAGGCACAGAAACTTTCATCTGATGAGAGAGAGAAGCAAAATGAGTTGCAAGGCCTTCTCTGTGGGTGTTTACAGGTCATCATCCAGAAATTAGGGGCATCTGAATCAACCATGTATGCCTTTGTGCAGTTTTCAGATCAGATCATGAATCTTTTTCTCCATGTATTTGCTTGTAGAAGTGCTACGGTCCATGAGGAAGCAATGCTTGCTATTGGTGCGCTTGCCTATGCTATAGGTCGCAACTTTGCCAAGTACATGCCAGATTTTTACAAGTATTTGGAGATGGGTCTTCAGAATTTTGAGGAATACCAAGTTTGTGCTGTTACTGTTGGTGTTGTGGGGGATGTCTGCAGGGCACTGGAGGATACAGTTCTACCTTTTTGTGATGGAATCATGACTCAGCTTCTGAAGGATTTGTCAAGCAACCAGCTGCATCGGTCTGTGAAGCCTCCAATCTTTTCGTGCTTTGGTGACATAGCTTTAGCAATTGGAGAGAATTTTGAAAAGTATTTGATGTATTCCATGCCCATGCTGCAGAGTGCAGCAGAGTTGTCGGCACGCACATCAAGTGTTGACGATGAGATGTTGGAATATACTAATCTTCTGAGGAATGGAATTTTAGAGGCCTATTCTGGGATATTTCAGGGCTTCAAGAATTCTCCTAAGACCCAACTCTTGATTCCGTATGCACCTCACATCCTGCAATTCCTAGACAGCATATACATGGAGAAAGACAT GGATGATGTTGTCATGAAAACTGCAATCGGAGTCCTTGGAGATTTAGCAGATACTCTGGGAAGTAATGCTGGTTCTTTGATTCAGCAGTCTCTATCAAGCAAAGACTTTTTAAATGAATGCTTGTCCTCAGAGGACCATTTGATTAAAGAATCTGCTGAGTGGGCCAGGATGGCCATTAATCGTGCCATATCTGTTTGA